Genomic window (Candidatus Desulfofervidus auxilii):
AGGTATTTCCCAAGATTTTCTTTTACTTCAAAAGAACCCGAACCCGTAACCATTAATTTTAATTTTCCTTTAAAATTATCCTGAATGATTTTTAAATATTTACCTATATCCTTTACATATTGAGCCTCATCTACATAAAGAAACTTTTTATTAAGAAATATTTTAGCAAAAGATATAGGGTCTTTTTTTATCGCTTCTGCATATTCCTCAATTTCTAAGCTTATATACTCTCCGCCATACCTTTCTTCTAAATGTTTTAAAAAAGTAGTTTTACCACTTTGTCTCGGTCCTTTAATAAGGATTATCTCCTCTCTATTAATCCATTTTTCTAATTTTTTCTCTATTTTTCTTGGAAGATAGTCCATAAAAATTAGCCTTAAAAATGGAATATAGTCTAAAAATTATTTAACTCATTAATCAAAAAAATCAAGAGAATTTAAAACGGAAATTAAACAGATTGTTTTATTACACTGATTCATCTTTAAAAGCCTTAACGGAATTTAGTAATAATTAAATTGATTAATTTTTTGTTTTAAGTTACACTTTTTAAATGGAAAGCAATAAAATGCGTATTACAGGGTCACTCATTAATGCCTTTTATATTTGCCCACGTAAGGCATGGCTTTTAGCACATGAATTTGGTCCTGATCCAGAAAATGTCTTTATTGAATTAGGAAGGATATTATCAGAAGAAACCTATAGAAGGGAGAAAAAAGAGATTGTTTTAGAGAATATGAAGATTGATTTGATAAAAAGGGCAAAAGAAGATGTCATTGTAGGAGAAGTAAAGAAGTCTTCTAAAGGGCATCATGCAGCAAAGATGCAACTTGTTTTTTATCTTTATCAACTTAAACAATATGGTATATCTGCTAAAGGAGAACTTTTAATCCCAAAAGAGAAGAAAAAATTTAAAATAGATTTAACACAAGAGTTAGAAGGTGAATTAAAACAAACATTTTTAAGTATCAAAAAAACTATAAATCAAACACAACCACCATTGCCTAAAAAATCTTCTTTTTGTAGAAACTGCGCCTATAAAGATTTTTGCTGGGTTTAATCTTCAAATTCAATAAGTAATTTTCTCCTAGAGGTTGGCATGTCTCAATATTAGATTACAAAAGAGATATATCAAAAAAATTGACCTTACGTAAGTTACGTGATATTTTGATAAAAATGAAAAGGACAATATATATCTTTTCTGATGGAGAATTGAGGAGGAAGCAAAATACTATTTATTTTGAAGGTGAGAAAGGACGTAAGTATATACCAGTAGAAAACATTACAGAGATTATGGTATTTGGTGAGATAACAATTAATAAGCGTATATTAGAATTTTTATCACAAAATGAAATTATTTTGCATTTTTTTAATCATTATGGTTATTACACAGGAAGTTTTTATCCAAGGGAGCATTTAAATTCAGGCTATATGATTTTAAAACAAGCAGAGCATTATTTGGATAATGAAAAAAGATTGCTTTTAGCGCGTTTATTTGTATGGGGTGCAATAGAAAATATTAAAAAAGTCCTAAATTATTATATAAATCGTGGCGTAGAGTTAAATGAAATAAAAGAGAATATAAAAAATTTGCAAGAAACTATTGGTGATTGTAAAAATGTAGAAGAACTTATGGCATTAGAGGGAAATGCAAGAGATTACTATTACAAAGGTTTTGATTTGATTTTGAATAATCCTGATTTTGTTTTTGAATCTCGCACTCGCCGTCCACCATTAAACAGGCTTAATGCATTAATTAGCTTTGGAAATAGCTTACTTTATACTGTAATATTGAGTGAGATTTATAAAA
Coding sequences:
- the cas1b gene encoding type I-B CRISPR-associated endonuclease Cas1b, producing MKRTIYIFSDGELRRKQNTIYFEGEKGRKYIPVENITEIMVFGEITINKRILEFLSQNEIILHFFNHYGYYTGSFYPREHLNSGYMILKQAEHYLDNEKRLLLARLFVWGAIENIKKVLNYYINRGVELNEIKENIKNLQETIGDCKNVEELMALEGNARDYYYKGFDLILNNPDFVFESRTRRPPLNRLNALISFGNSLLYTVILSEIYKTHLDPRIGFLHTTNFRRFSLNLDIAEIFKPIIVDRLIFTLINKGMIKKTHFEKHLNGIVLNEKGRLLFVEEMDKRLKATIKHQKLRRNVSYRHLIKLELYKLEKHLMDETCYQPFIARW
- a CDS encoding AAA family ATPase, coding for MDYLPRKIEKKLEKWINREEIILIKGPRQSGKTTFLKHLEERYGGEYISLEIEEYAEAIKKDPISFAKIFLNKKFLYVDEAQYVKDIGKYLKIIQDNFKGKLKLMVTGSGSFEVKENLGKYL
- the cas4 gene encoding CRISPR-associated protein Cas4, coding for MESNKMRITGSLINAFYICPRKAWLLAHEFGPDPENVFIELGRILSEETYRREKKEIVLENMKIDLIKRAKEDVIVGEVKKSSKGHHAAKMQLVFYLYQLKQYGISAKGELLIPKEKKKFKIDLTQELEGELKQTFLSIKKTINQTQPPLPKKSSFCRNCAYKDFCWV